CCGATGCTGCCGCTGTAAAGGCCGCGGCGGGCCCGCTCGTATTGCTCAATCAGCTGCATGGCCCGCATTTTGGGGGCGCCCGTCATGGAGCCCATCGGGAAGGTGGCCCCGAGCACCTGGGCCAGGGTAGTGCCGGGTTGCTGCTGGCTTTGCACGGTCGAAATCATCTGCCAGACGTGCCGAAAAGGATACAGGCCAAACAACTCGGGCACCTGTACGCTGCCGGACTGGCTCACGCGGGCCAGGTCGTTGCGCACCAGGTCCACAATCATCAGGTTTTCGGCCCGTTCCTTCTCGTCGTTAAGTAATTGCTGCCGATTGGCGGCGTCGGCCTCGGGCGTGGGCCCGCGCCGGATGGTGCCTTTGATGGGTTGCGAAAGCAGCGTTTCGCCTTCGCGCCGCAAAAAGCGTTCGGGCGAAGCACATAGCAGATGACGGTGGTGCCATTTGTAGAAGCCTGCAAATGGGGTGGGCGAGGCCTGCTGCAGCCGCAGAAACGTATCGACGGGCGCAAGGGCAACCCCTTCGGCGTAAAACTCCTGGCACAGGTTCAGCTCGTACACCTCGCCGTTGAGGATGTCCTCGCGCACGGCTTCTACTGCCCCTAGGTAGTCGGCCTTGCCAAGACGTGGAAGGAGGGGCGGCACGCTGGCAGCAGGAGCCAGCGCATCCGTTTGTTGCTCAATATCTTCCAGGTCGGCTGGGGTCAGGCCGTGCAGCTCAACGGTGCCATCGGGGTGCCAGCGTACCCACTTGGCGGGGCGAAAGAAATGCAGCGTGGGCCACTGCAGGCCATCGGGGTGCTGGCTGCGCAGCAGGGGCTCGATGTCGTTCTTCAGGTCGTAGGAAAGCAGGCCGCAGCTCGGCGCTTCGGAGGCCGGTAGCTGCAGCCAGGCGTCCAGTTCGGCCAGCGAGCCAACTGCCGGAGCCTCCTCGGTGCCCACGGCCAGCACGTGCGCAAACGGGCCACCGGGGCAAGGGCTGTCGGCGGCCGGCACAAAGTAGGCGCAATACGGGTGCAGCGCGCCCCAGCGCAACGCTTTGGCAGGAGAGAGGCTACGGGCTACCATGCAGGCAAAGGCAGACTATTTCGTACTGGCCAGGGCAACTTTTGCCTTGGCGTCGGTGCTGGTTTTGTACTCGTGCTTGTGGTAGCTCAAGGCCTTCTGAAAGTATGCCTTGGCTTGCGCAGCCTGCCCGGCCTGCTGGCACAAGTAGCCCATTTGCAGGGCGGCCTGCGGAGCAAAATAGTAGGGGGCCGTGCCGCTCAGCGCAATGGTACGCGTGTAAAACAAGCGGGCTGAATCGAGTTGGCCCAGGCCGTGGTAGGCGCGCGCCCGGCGGTACGGTTCCTCCAGCCGGTCGCGCAGCGGCGTGGCCGGCGTTGCCCGAAAAGCACCTAGGGTTGCCAATGCCGGGCGGTAGTAGCCGCCATCGAGCTGCAGCCGGGCCTTGGTGAGCAGCGGGTTTAAGGGCGTTCGGTCGTCGACGAAGCGCTGGGCGTACCGGTCTTCTTCCACCACGGTTTCGCCGGTTCCGCTGATTTGCTTGCGGCACTGCTCGGCTGCCGGTGCGTTGCCGCTAAGCCAATGGGCCAGGTACATTTTAAACCAGGCGTCTTTGCGGTAGTGTACGCCGCGGTACGTACTCACAAACTGCTGATTGGCCTGCACTGAAGCCGCATAATTCCCTTGGTACAAAAGCAAGTCGGCGGCCATGTGGTGCAGATAAGGCACGGGCAGGTACGCATTGCCAGCCGGGCGGGCGCGGTACGCGGCCAAAGCCTGGTCGGCGTGGTGCAGCTTTTTCTGCACCGACATAACCAGGTAGCTGAACAAGAGGTTGTCGGGCTGGGCGCGCACCAGGCGGGCCGTCAGCGCTGCGGCTTCGTCGTCGGCGCCGTAGTAGGTTTGCCGGATAAGGCCCAGCAATACCTCGGCTTCCGTCTGAAAATCATTGGGTTGCCGGGCGGCATTGCCCAGGTGCCGCAAGCCGGCGGCGGTGTTGCCAGGCAAACCCAGCAAATTCAGAAACCACCGGTAGCCCTCGGGCACCGAGCCGATAAGGAACTGGCACAAACCCATGGTTTTTTGG
The sequence above is drawn from the Hymenobacter sp. YIM 151858-1 genome and encodes:
- a CDS encoding anthranilate synthase component I family protein, which translates into the protein MVARSLSPAKALRWGALHPYCAYFVPAADSPCPGGPFAHVLAVGTEEAPAVGSLAELDAWLQLPASEAPSCGLLSYDLKNDIEPLLRSQHPDGLQWPTLHFFRPAKWVRWHPDGTVELHGLTPADLEDIEQQTDALAPAASVPPLLPRLGKADYLGAVEAVREDILNGEVYELNLCQEFYAEGVALAPVDTFLRLQQASPTPFAGFYKWHHRHLLCASPERFLRREGETLLSQPIKGTIRRGPTPEADAANRQQLLNDEKERAENLMIVDLVRNDLARVSQSGSVQVPELFGLYPFRHVWQMISTVQSQQQPGTTLAQVLGATFPMGSMTGAPKMRAMQLIEQYERARRGLYSGSIGYVWPNGDFDFNVVIRSLQYRSDTGYLSFQVGSAITYDSHSEREYEECLLKARALLDVLGTSIKEE
- a CDS encoding tetratricopeptide repeat protein, yielding MFGAPALGSPYAPTAQQPADSAVPKGEASPAATATSPDQLTATSRRAYAELLKLRTPTARAIIKSELRQQPRSPGALLVDEAISFTELAVSQDAGRYDALITAQNRCLETLEQLPRSALRDYARAEVRLHQAAAQIMFEHELQGAWSLRQAYLQVQQNAKRWPHHLPTQKTMGLCQFLIGSVPEGYRWFLNLLGLPGNTAAGLRHLGNAARQPNDFQTEAEVLLGLIRQTYYGADDEAAALTARLVRAQPDNLLFSYLVMSVQKKLHHADQALAAYRARPAGNAYLPVPYLHHMAADLLLYQGNYAASVQANQQFVSTYRGVHYRKDAWFKMYLAHWLSGNAPAAEQCRKQISGTGETVVEEDRYAQRFVDDRTPLNPLLTKARLQLDGGYYRPALATLGAFRATPATPLRDRLEEPYRRARAYHGLGQLDSARLFYTRTIALSGTAPYYFAPQAALQMGYLCQQAGQAAQAKAYFQKALSYHKHEYKTSTDAKAKVALASTK